In the Hermetia illucens chromosome 1, iHerIll2.2.curated.20191125, whole genome shotgun sequence genome, acaatgatggtcttcgacttacacaacatagagcaaattgcagcatcttcggtgcgctctcccacaatggagacgtgcgcggaggatagtgcatacaggggcggaacccccgtatgggggctcgcactggggaagggactacagagtgaatcctacctgctagtaatttctcctacaccttccaaggaacaggcggaaggaagggaagccagagacgtgaacgaaactgacttgatgccagttcgagtgatcgaatctatgcaacccggacaccgcaaaccaagtaaggtgctaagtagaaaacagacgaatgctctgcgggatgaggtgagatctttcgtggatgagaacatgggaattgcggtactcccaagtacggcttttctcagagaaatcaatcacgaggggatcgagtctctggcggtacggtgtgggggaaaccccgtcatacgcggactgccgcatacgcttctaactgtttttctataagacaatagactaagtttatgtcgaaaaacataaagattggtcaaatcaacctgcagcatgccaaagctccctcctacctgttggcagcgagaatgacaaagctacaggatttcccctatatctttctggtgcaagaaccgtgggttcgatttaacagaatctgttgtattggatcagtaaagggggctaggatcttctacgacgaaagatccataagaccgagagcttgcgtcctgatgtcaagacggttagaggcaactatgctgagacaatattgttcccaggacttagctacggtcatcatacaataccagataaatggcgagaggaaaaacatcatagttacctccgcttatttaccctatgattctttgtatcctccaccgacgcaagaacttagggatctggtggcgtatgcagaatcaagtggtctcgaactcttaataggttgcgatgcgtatgctcaacatatttgttggggcagtagcaaatgcaatccaagaggagagaggctatttgatttcatcacttcagctggtcttatgactgcaaacgtggggtgcgcccctacgttcgtgggaccgagaagaagcgaagtaattgacctaacaatctgtaccccaaaattgttagagttgattacacactggcgagtgctagacgtggtctcactgtcagatcaccgatatctagaattcaatctgactattgcgggcgaacagtctgcagtacaaagacggaaccctaggaaaacggattgggcaaagttcaatgaacttcttggcaataaagtacagttccctaggcgactaaggactcctttggtgctggaagatgaattgaaaactctgaactacacacttttagagtgttatgaagaggcttgtcctatttcccgaggccaaagcggtaaaacagttccttggtggaaccgagaactgcaaaaactcaggaaatcaaccaggcgacttctaaatcgtgcttgcaaaagtaacaagaacgaagactggttaaatttcaggaactcacaacgtgaatataagaggctcgtgaggtgctcgaaacgagactcctttagagcgtactgtgaggaactggaaggcgaaagggagacttcaaggctgtgcagagtcctcaaaagggatgagtcggccaagttggattctcttagaaaacccgacggtactttcacgaactccagactggactcagtacagaccctcctggaagtacaccacccgggggaacgagtgagagaagtggtagggggagagttgacggttcttgcaaccccttcaacacgcaagtgttgcaagaggaactggaacactgcgaaagcggttgttacccttgaaaaggtgagagctgcgatactgtcctttgaacatttcaaagcacctggcatggatggcatctatccggcaatgctaaaggagggtatggagcatttagagcgacctctaacaaatatttttcgaggatgtcttgctctgggctacgtgccttcgtcttggcaacaggttaaggtagttttcataccgaaacctgggaaagatgactattctaatccaaagaacttcagacagatcaccttgacttcattcttgctgaaaggtttggagagactggtggagcgtcacattcgtggaaaggcacttaggtcacacccacttagtgaaaaccaacatgcttaccaacgtggaaagtcctgtgagtctgctcttcattctttggtcacaaagatagaggatgcaactttgaatggtgagtacgcgatgggggtgtttgtggacattaaaggggcttttgactgtgcgccttttcaaaaactttgtgatgccgccagagcgcatggtgttgatgatgctttaattaagtggatccatgctatgctaacgcaaagattgctgtgcgctgaggtaggggtcgatcgctacctgactacggaggcaacgaagggctgcccccaaggaggtgtgctttcgccgcttctgtggagtatgctgatcgactcactgctatgtgaactgcaaaatttgccaatacacgctcaagcttatgttgatgacgtggctgtacttgctgttgatcgggatcttggaacggtgtgtaggaatatacagcgtgccgttgatttgatagacagctggtgccttagacatggtttgtcagttaatccaaataaaaccacaatggttttattcacaaaaaggagaaaactggatggactttgcctccctgagatgaggggtactacccttcaactctccgaagaagtgaaatacctgggggttactctagataaaaaacttctttggaacaaacatgtagaggtaaagatgaaacgagctctcacagcttatgggctgtgcagacggacctttgcctcgacatggggactcagacctcatgtggtaatgtggatatacgttgccatcattaggccgatgttcgtatatacatccgtagtgtggtgggttaaagtgagacaaaaaggttttcaccgtaaactagctgcactgcaaagaactgtttgtctgggtatcactggtgccatgagcacgacatccggcgcagctctgaatgcactactcaatttgcagcccctggatatatttattcaaagcactgcaatgagagcagcccataggctaattcgattagatctatgggaaaacaacggatgtggggggcacagagcattggaagagttactgggaggactgaatccagttcttacaatgccttccgattctcgtgtccccatacatctgtttggtagaagatatgtagttaccctgaagcgtagagaggactgggaagacccagaggaatgcgtggagggatatacggaagtcttctacacggatggctcaaaaacagaagagggttctggagccggagtctacctctcgaataaaaacgagaagtgggcttttcctttgggacaatatacaacggtttttcaagccgaagtttatgcgatcctaagggtggcaaactgggtgattgacgagcggttgaaggcaggcgcatcgcaatctgcagtgacagtcaagttgcactgagggcattgagcagtcctttgatcacctcgaaaatcgttcaggaatgcagaaaccgtttgaattctatgtctagattcaatacggtggaactactctgggtacctggtcactgtggcatagaaggaaatgaaatctcggacgctttagcgaaagaggggtcaatctcccctatgccgggaccggagccagtagcattggctaaatctgttttcaaaaactgggaacaagtttcccataatgacaggtggcagagccttaatgctgctcgacacaccaaacctttcctgccagaacccaacatacgtaccgcaaagtttatcctgtcgaaaagcaggaggacttgcaggtgtattgtgggcattctgacaggccataattcactagctgggcatatgttcagaataggaattaccgaagatgatacgtgtccctcctgtaatgaggaagcggaatccacggagcatttcctatgtgaatgccccgcctatggacgcatcaggcatcaaatctttggtgccgatgttctccaattacgacgggtagcatcacatccactaacggaaatcctacgatacgttaacgaatccggaatattccgttagacgggggacgcgagtacaatgggccaacacggcctgagtgctcagaagctgtagcttctccccaccacacacacacacacacgtgctaggttctcaaatatttttatataaaaatgcaAAACCTCCACTAGCAGAAATCCTGCGCTATATAAACGAACCCAAGATATTCTGTTAAAtaagggaatcgagtacaatggaccattaGAGCCCGAATGCTCGGAGACTTTGCCTCTCTATCACATACACACAATGCATCCAGAAAAAAGCATGAGGAGGATGATTCTATTGGTTACTAGTGGAGCTCTCAACCACAATTAGGAGAATTGTCTCCTTCCTCGACATGAAGCCAGTCAAAACTTCTGGGTTTTCATTTCTATAAGACTCTAAAACCTTTTCAGTATAAAATTGTAAAGAAAGGTAATGTACGGTACTTAACAGATTATTTGCCAAGTAGAGATTCGGGGATATTTTTCTCagaatttataatttataatataaaaCTTACCACTTCGATCTCTGATTTATAGGCCACCATTTGCTTCACATGAGCTCTCCAATCTCGGGGATCAGCACGTACAACAACTTTCAACTGCGGAAGGACTCTTTCAAGTTCCAGTCTTTAaaacgaaggaagcaaacaAGATGATTTTTTGGGGGTTTTTTCGTAGCAGGGATGCTTACCTCCAATTCTCAACTTCATTGAAATTATCTGCTTGGAATTCATGTGCCTTGGGGAAAGATGATGTTTTGTTATTAGATCGTCCTGGCAGAACATTTAAATCCAATAAGGAATTATGTTCATCCTCACTGTCGTCACTGAGCATTGCGTTTTGTTCCTCCTCCACCTTTTCCAGAATTATTTCAGCATCATTTTCCATATATTCAACTTGTTGTTCTTCTTCTGGTTTGATTTGTGGACGAGATAATGTGACCTGAAAATTTccagaatatcaaaaaattactatcCAGAGGTATGATTTCATTCGATCTAAATGCAAAGGCATCAGTTGGGGAGTACCCCTAAAAAATTGTCGGATGTCCGAGGGTGCGGAAGCTTgttgtaaataaaattctaCTTTGGCTCGTCAGTTAAGCACAAAACGTGACTCTAAACTCAGATTTCCCATCGATAAAAGTAGGGTTTCTCGTTTCTTAGGCCGTTCCagccaatttttaattttctttatttttaggtTTAGATTCGATGTCACTAGAGCCCTTTTACGAAGGCAAGGCTATTTAAAACTGGAAAACGCTTGATCTCAACAGTACATCGTTCACGACGACATCCTAACCGCTGAGATGACTCTGCCTTATTCTGCTATTATTCGGATAAAGTCAAAGGTATTTTCCCAGATTTACAGATCACTGCTATTAAATCCATTTCACTTTCAAACGCCTTTACGACAATTAGGAAAATCTTATAGCAGGCACCCAAATCCCAGCTGAATGGAAGTCAGGGTCCCAGCTTACTGCTTTGAATTAAGTTCTATTTCTAATAGCGCTCGATGACGTATTATTTTgatgaaatatgaaaatgtgGCCGCCTCAAAATCTATATCGAATATGGAATATTCTACACTAATACTCTCTCTCCTTAGCAATTACCTACCTGAGTTTAAGTCTCCTAATATATCACGAAGTATCCCAAAGCCAAACGACAAATCGGAAAACCTCAACGCAAAGCACTATTCAACCCATCTTCATGGAAGAATCGCAAGAGAGGTCTGGAGCGTAGGAGCAAGAGCAAATCGATGGAAAGGCGAAGAACCCATTCAACTGCGTAGGTAATCCAATCCTTTGCTGAAGGTCGGGGTTGACAACGAAACTCCGAATCAAACGAAAAGGATTAAGTGGACATGAAAGACGCGACCAAATAACGGTTCTAAAACTCCCTTCAATTCCTAGGTGTTTTTGCCTGGGAAAGCACTGGCGACCCTCTGAGAACGTCCGAAAGAACAACCGAGCACCGAACAAACCAAGACGATAAAAAGAGGCTATTCCGTCCAAAGTTTGGAATTGTGAACCCAGGATTGGGCCTCAGTTCTCTATTAACTATTTGGACAAAGGCATTGAAATTATAACGTATTTAAATCGGTGGACTAAAGATTATCTACAGGGGTTGGTTGGTAATATCACAAAGGtgaccaaaacctaaaaaatggtGGTCTCCATATAGAATAAAGACATCTTGGATGCTACTACAAATCGATTATAAAAGCTCTGTAACGCAGCGTCGGAAAAGGTTACATTGTCCTCTCGCAGCTAAACTAACCAAAAAATGGCCTTGTCTAGGTAACCTcacgttcccaccaaattttgtgagaatagCTTCAACCGTTTCtaagtaaatcgggtatgacagtcaagcagacagacggacaacctgtgagaagttgccaaatctcccaacaTGAGCGACCCCTGACGGCGTATAGGGACATACCCATTGACGttgatatgtgttcatgcaattCCTTCTCAGGCTCATCTGGAGTGCGTAGACCAAAATACCTATGGAaaagatacccagaacataaaattgCCATGGAAGGGAAGAGAAGGAGTAAAATATCGGCGCAGGAGCTTGGAATTCCAGTACCCACGGTTTTTATGTGTGAACAAGTGGGCTCCCAGTCGTCGATATCTCTCGACCGccatgcctcggtggtggacaacttggccaccgcgGCATGTAATGCTACAAGtaatttagatttggagaaagaaGTGTTCAAACGTAGTACCACCTTATGGAGAACGCCAGTACTAGAACGAAGGAAAGATGAgctgaaagcagatcgctgaaCGACAAAAACGGCAACAAAAACCACCGTGTATGTTCAAGAGGGGCGACAGCAGGGAGTACTCCAGAACCAAGAAAAAGATCCATACAGGAGAAGCTCTTCAATTTTGAGATCTCTGCCAACGCTGAAGACCGTAGAAGATGAGGTACAAGGAAGGAATGCCAACTAAGCGTATAAAAGAAGGATTGCAATCGGGGCTCATAGAGAACAGAGTTCTGATCCGGAGAAATTACCCTTCTCGCAGCTTGAAGCGAAAACAGTTGAGctatccgagtttatcaaggacaagcgaaATGTACACCAACCCATAAAGAAGGGCTATTAGAGTACTCTATAACAGGTCGGAGGGGGAAGAAAGAAATTTTACGGAGAAGGAGAGGCTGGAACCTGCTGTCTCAATCATAGGCCATCCAAGTGACACTTAGCAATTGTACTGTCGAATTACGGCCAATTAAAAGTAGTTCCGAAAActaactaaaagttcagaaggaggaaaacagCCAAACCCAAAAGGGACGAAAgcaatggatggactaaggttctcaacaaaaaatcgaaaaggaacataaaagtgcgaattcgcccaaagccgattgttatctccagcaagGACACTCCCATTtccgcggagatactgaaaccTGATCCCTACCTAAAAGATCTAAGCGGAAATgtcaacagaatccgaagaacccaaaaAGGTGATCGCATGATCGAGCTAAAAATATCCAGCGTACCCAAAACTGATGGCTGAGGAGAAAATGCTGCAGTGCGTTCCGAAAAGCATGGGATCTACAGTGTAGGGGTCTCGATGAAGTAATAAAGAAAGAAGATCTGCACTGCTTTGAAGAAACTGTTATA is a window encoding:
- the LOC119647138 gene encoding uncharacterized protein LOC119647138, with translation MKYENVAASKSISNMEYSTLILSLLSNYLPEFKSPNISRSIPKPNDKSENLNAKHYSTHLHGRIAREVWSVGARANRWKGEEPIQLRVFAWESTGDPLRTSERTTEHRTNQDDKKRLFRPKFGIVNPGLGLSSLLTIWTKALKL